The Apodemus sylvaticus chromosome 22, mApoSyl1.1, whole genome shotgun sequence genome includes a region encoding these proteins:
- the Gtf2h3 gene encoding general transcription factor IIH subunit 3 isoform X2 gives MDAVMVLANSHLFMNRSNQLAVIASHIQESRFLYPGKNGRLGDFFGDPGSALPDCNPSGSKDGKYELLTAANDVIAEEIKDLMTKSDLKGQHTETLLAGSLAKALCYIHRVNKAVKDNQEMKSRILVIKAAEDSALQYMNFMNVIFAAQKQNILIDACVLDSDSGLLQQACDITGGLYLKVPQMPSLLQYLLWVFLPDQDQRSQLILPPPIHVDYRAACFCHRSLIEIGYVCSVCLSIFCNFSPICTTCETAFKISLPPVLKAKKKKQKVSL, from the exons ATGGATGCAGTGATGGTGCTGGCAAATTCCCACCTGTTCATGAACCGCTCCAACCAGCTGGCTGTCATCGCCAGTCACATTCAGGAAAG TCGATTCTTATACCCGGGGAAGAATGGCAGACTCGGAGACTTCTTCGGAGACCCTGGCAGCGCCCTTCCTGACTGTAATCcctctgggagcaaagatgggaAATATGAGCTCTTGACTGCCGCCAATGACGTGATCGCTGAGGAGATCAAGGATCTGATGACCAAGA GTGACCTCAAGGGCCAGCATACAGAGACACTACTGGCAGGATCTCTCGCCAAGGCTCTTTGCT ACATCCACAGAGTGAACAAGGCAGTTAAAG ATAATCAGGAGATGAAATCAAGGATTTTG GTGATCAAGGCTGCAGAGGACAGCGCCCTGCAGTACATGAACTTCATGAACGTCATCTTTGCTGCGCAGAAGCAG AATATCCTCATTGATGCCTGCGTCCTAGACTCGGATTCGGGGCTCCTCCAGCAG GCTTGTGACATCACTGGGGGACTATACCTGAAGGTGCCTCAGATGCCTTCTCTCCTGCAATACTTACTG tgggTTTTTCTTCCGGATCAAGATCAGCGGTCTCAGCTAATCCTCCCGCCTCCAATCCATGTGGACTACCGGGCTGCCTGCTTCTGCCATCGCAGTCTCATTGAGATTGGCTATGTCTGCTCCGTGTGTCTGTCTA TCTTCTGCAACTTCAGCCCCATCTGCACCACGTGCGA GACAGCGTTTaagatctccctccctcctgtgctGAAGgccaagaagaagaaacagaaggtgTCCCTGTGA
- the Gtf2h3 gene encoding general transcription factor IIH subunit 3 isoform X1, which yields MAADEDELNLLVIIVDTNPIWWGKQALKESQFTLSKCMDAVMVLANSHLFMNRSNQLAVIASHIQESRFLYPGKNGRLGDFFGDPGSALPDCNPSGSKDGKYELLTAANDVIAEEIKDLMTKSDLKGQHTETLLAGSLAKALCYIHRVNKAVKDNQEMKSRILVIKAAEDSALQYMNFMNVIFAAQKQNILIDACVLDSDSGLLQQACDITGGLYLKVPQMPSLLQYLLWVFLPDQDQRSQLILPPPIHVDYRAACFCHRSLIEIGYVCSVCLSIFCNFSPICTTCETAFKISLPPVLKAKKKKQKVSL from the exons AAGATGAGTTGAATCTTCTGGTGATCATCGTCGACACCAACCCGATTTGGTGGGGAAAGCAAGCGTTAAAGGAATCCCAG TTTACTTTATCCAAATGCATGGATGCAGTGATGGTGCTGGCAAATTCCCACCTGTTCATGAACCGCTCCAACCAGCTGGCTGTCATCGCCAGTCACATTCAGGAAAG TCGATTCTTATACCCGGGGAAGAATGGCAGACTCGGAGACTTCTTCGGAGACCCTGGCAGCGCCCTTCCTGACTGTAATCcctctgggagcaaagatgggaAATATGAGCTCTTGACTGCCGCCAATGACGTGATCGCTGAGGAGATCAAGGATCTGATGACCAAGA GTGACCTCAAGGGCCAGCATACAGAGACACTACTGGCAGGATCTCTCGCCAAGGCTCTTTGCT ACATCCACAGAGTGAACAAGGCAGTTAAAG ATAATCAGGAGATGAAATCAAGGATTTTG GTGATCAAGGCTGCAGAGGACAGCGCCCTGCAGTACATGAACTTCATGAACGTCATCTTTGCTGCGCAGAAGCAG AATATCCTCATTGATGCCTGCGTCCTAGACTCGGATTCGGGGCTCCTCCAGCAG GCTTGTGACATCACTGGGGGACTATACCTGAAGGTGCCTCAGATGCCTTCTCTCCTGCAATACTTACTG tgggTTTTTCTTCCGGATCAAGATCAGCGGTCTCAGCTAATCCTCCCGCCTCCAATCCATGTGGACTACCGGGCTGCCTGCTTCTGCCATCGCAGTCTCATTGAGATTGGCTATGTCTGCTCCGTGTGTCTGTCTA TCTTCTGCAACTTCAGCCCCATCTGCACCACGTGCGA GACAGCGTTTaagatctccctccctcctgtgctGAAGgccaagaagaagaaacagaaggtgTCCCTGTGA
- the Tctn2 gene encoding tectonic-2 yields the protein MGPLSPLSFLWGLLLLQDVLRPLHGDPVFIPPFIRMSSPEVRASLVGGSEDVTVSLTPLQIEEGVLPGPTCGGLSNETSDWNVTVSPGVNTLEVTVRWKRGLDWCSADEPASFSEPPCIVHTLLVSASHNASCLAHLLIQVEIYPNTSVTHNASENVTVIPNQVYQPLGPCPCDLTAKACDIRCCCDQDCQPEVRELFAGSCFSGVFGGHVSPLFHHRCAVGTAHQTPDWFPFLCVQSPPSTSPFLGHFYHGATTPRQSPCFEAYLHFDLRDFDDASYKQGDPIMTTKGYFTIPQVSLAGQCLQDAPVAFLRNFDSMCTMDLEVHHGQDGTVPESMRIRTTGGLVTPTVTYEEAGDLDKLITSPDTILSAGSAPRNVNVEEHYVFRWQNNSISGLDITIIRAEISAHQRGTVTQRFTVKFLSHSSGGEKEFSGNPGYQLGKPVRALHANGMNVTTLHLWQPAGRGLCTSAALRPILFGENAFSGCLLEVGIKENCTQLRENVLQRLGLLIQATHVARRGNSDSSDLSDGWLEVIRADAPDPDADPSSANGTCPEVPAQLSIRILTAEAGSVEGVAQREILAVETRFSTVTWQYQCGLTCEDKADLLPLSASVTFINIPAQMPRPPTRFQINFTEYDCARNELCWPQLLYPLTQYYQGEPRSQCVAKGLMLLLLLLLAILLRHPWVGMCRAWYSAPSCH from the exons ATGGGCCCTCTGTCGCCGCTCAGCTTCCTGTGGGGACTCCTCCTGCTGCAGGACGTCCTGAGGCCGCTGCATGGGGACCCGG TTTTCATCCCACCTTTCATCCGGATGTCCAGCCCTGAGGTTCGGGCGTCCCTGGTCGGAGGTAGCGAGGATGTCACCGTGTCTCTGACTCCGCTGCAGATCGAGGAAG GGGTGTTGCCGGGTCCTACTTGTGGTGGCCTCAGCAATGAGACATCGGATTGGAATGTGACCGTGAGCCCTGGCGTG AACACGCTGGAAGTGACCGTCAGGTGGAAGAGGGGTCTGGACTGGTGCTCCGCAGATGAGCCGGCCTCGTTCTCAGAGCCCCCGTGCATCGTGCACACTCTGCTGGTTTCGGCATCCCACAATGCATCCTGCTTAGCACATCTGCTCATCCAGGTGGAGATTTATCCCAACACGTCTGTAACCCACAATGCATCAG AGAACGTGACTGTCATTCCTAACCAAGTCTATCAGCCCCTGGGTCCCTGCCCGTGCGACTTGACAGCTAAGGCCTGTGACATTCGATGCTGCTGTGACCAG GACTGTCAGCCTGAAGTAAGAGAGCTGTTCGCAGGGTCTTGCTTCTCCGGCGTGTTTGGAGGGCACGTCAGCCCTCTGTTCCACCATCGCTGTGCAGTTGGCACTGCTCACCAGACTCCTGACTGGTTTCCCTTCCTGTGTGTGCAGTCGCCACCCTCCACCTCGCCGTTCCTCGGTCACTTCTACCACGGTGCCAC TACCCCCAGACAGTCCCCTTGCTTTGAAGCCTATTTGCACTTCGACCTAAGAGACTTTGATGATGCCAGTTACAAACAAGGAGATCCCATCATGACCACGAAGGGCTATTTTACCATCCCTCAG GTGTCTCTAGCTGGGCAGTGTCTACAGGATGCTCCCGTGGCTTTCCTGAGGAATTTTGACAGTATGTGCACCATGGACCTGGAAGTGCACCATGGACAGGATGGAACTGTCCCCGAGAGCATGAGGATCCGCACGACAGGAG GCCTGGTCACACCCACGGTAACCTACGAGGAAGCCGGTGACCTGGACAAGCTCATCACCAGCCCAG ACACAATTCTAAGCGCCGGCTCGGCCCCCAGAAATGTGAATGTGGAAGAGCATTATGTTTTCAGATGGCAAAATAATTCCATCAGCGGCCTAGACATCACAATCATCAGGGCAGAAATCAGCGCCCACCAGAGAG GAACAGTGACCCAGAGATTCACAGTGAAGTTTTTAAGTCATAGCAGTGGTGGTGAGAAGGAATTTTCTGGAAACCCAG GTTACCAGCTTGGCAAGCCGGTGCGAGCCCTGCATGCCAATGGGATGAATGTCACCACGTTGCACCTCTGGCAGCCAG CTGGACGGGGCCTGTGCACATCGGCCGCTCTGAGACCTATTTTATTTGGAGAAAATGCCTTCTCTGGCTGCCTTTTGGAAGTTGGGATTAAGGAGAACTGTACGCAGCTCAG AGAGAATGTCCTTCAGAGACTGGGTTTGCTGATTCAGGCAACGCACGTTGCGAGGAGAGGCAACTCGGACTCCAGCGATCTGAGCGATGGCTGGCTGGAGGTCATAC GAGCCGATGCCCCAGATCCAGACGCGGACCCGAGCAGCGCAAACGGCACATGCCCGGAAGTTCCTGCCCAGCTCTCCATCCGCATCCTCACTGCTGAAGCTGGCTCCGTGGAAGGGGTGGCTCAGCGGGAGATCCTGGCTGTGGAGACCAG GTTTTCCACAGTGACCTGGCAGTACCAGTGTGGGCTCACCTGTGAGGACAAGGCCGACCTGCTCCCTCTCAGCGCCTCCGTGACGTTCATTAACATCCCTGCGCAGATGCCCCGCCCCCCGACGAG ATTCCAGATCAACTTCACAGAGTACGACTGTGCCCGGAATGAGCTGTGCTGGCCCCAACTTCTGTACCCTCTGACCCAGTATTATCAAG GGGAGCCCCGTTCTCAGTGTGTGGCCAAAGGCCTGATGCTGTTGCTGCTCCTCCTGTTGGCCATACTCCTCAGGCACCCTTGGGTCGGGATGTGCAGAGCCTGGTACTCAGCTCCCAGCTGCCATTAA